The Amyelois transitella isolate CPQ chromosome 20, ilAmyTran1.1, whole genome shotgun sequence genome has a segment encoding these proteins:
- the LOC132902987 gene encoding uncharacterized protein LOC132902987 translates to MASREAFCYMWDKRTAKRGPNEVASCLYDFMSKLTSKGVTEIYLWSDIAGGQNRNRIVFYMFLLAASKQNVKICHRFMEKGHTQNEGDSVHALIERSAKGKEIYSTDEWYSLVRWAKVNGKPYNVIEVKQDMILDFKKSIAAKIWAKNVCNQKVTWNKIKEIMASPDNEGILSYKYSLSDIESQQIQCYKTRGTRQSLFEPMPQKMPNDIENYMQYRIMGYVSQVRMKPGCMPSKFECQPDRKRSNTEERPYILKKQKSNKVTEHVYEIETGSSGQQNLEELEQITEKPKMINKSIQVHLTRPFRSKAMQHNANHKEGSRISGSFISVDGTLMEGCGSRATYFCYTNCTNVPRVRMVTTFPYASRIFSKNIPILASVIRPFIVTLDIELIKKNLPMAFRHRFHKVSCISCLEIEIQKPSKAVNQALTWSDYKKANTIKYLVSSSNGLVNFISPGYGGRITDTCLVETCDFVKCLQQAMCVMADRGFKHVEVYLCQRGMVLVQSGTKFSKAEAKETKQIASLRIHIEWVIRRLREYSMLNLMLVLI, encoded by the exons ATGGCATCTAGAGAAGCATTTTGTTATATGTGGGATAAACGAACTGCAAAAAGAGGACCAAATGAGGTTGCTAGTTGtctttatgattttatgtCTAAATTGACTTCGAAAGGAGTtactgaaatttatttatggtccGATATTGCTGGAGGACAAAACCGTAACcggattgttttttatatgtttttgttgGCTGCAAGCAAACAGAATGTTAAAATATGTCATCGCTTCATGGAAAAAGGACACACCCAAAATGAAGGGGATTCAGTACATGCTCTGATCGAAAGATCAGCCAAAGGAAAAGAGATTTATTCGACAGATGAATGGTATTCATTAGTTCGATGGGCCAAAGTAAATGGTAAGCCTTACAATGTTATTGAGGTCAAGCAAGACAtgattttagattttaaaaagaGTATTGCTGCAAAGATTTGGgctaaaaatgtatgtaatcagAAGGTAACctggaataaaataaaggagATCATGGCATCTCCAGATAATGAAGGAATTTTGTCTTATAAATACAGCTTAAGTGATATCGAGAGTCAGCAGATTCAATGCTATAAAACGAGAGGTACTAGACAGTCCCTTTTTGAGCCGATGCCACAGAAG ATGCCAAATgacattgaaaattatatgCAATATAGAATAATGGGTTATGTTTCGCAAGTTAGGATGAAACCTGGTTGTATGCCCAGTAAATTCGAATGTCAACCTGATAGGAAGCGATCGAATACAGAAGAACGACCCTATATactcaaaaaacaaaaaagcaatAAGGTTACAGAACATGTTTATGAAATTGAAACTGGAAGTTCAG GTCAACAAAATTTGGAAGAGCTGGAACAAATCACAGAAAAAccaaaaatgataaataaatctattcaagTGCACTTAACAAGACCATTCAGAAGTAAAGCTATGCAACACAATGCCAATCA CAAAGAAGGCTCACGAATATCTGGCTCATTCATATCAGTCGATGGCACGCTGATGGAAGGTTGTGGTTCTAGAGCCACA TATTTCTGTTATACTAACTGTACGAATGTGCCCCGCGTACGAATGGTGACCACTTTTCCCTATGCTAGCAGAATATTCTCTAAAAATATACCGATATTAGCTAGTGTGATTCGCCCATTCATTGTTACATTAgatattgaattaattaaaaagaatttaccTATGGCCTTCAGGCACCGATTTCATAAAGTAAGCTGTATAAGCTGTTTAGAGATCGAGATACAAAAGCCATCAAAGGCAGTGAATCAAGCTTTGACATGGTCTGATTATAAAAAGGCTAACACtataaaatatcttgtttCTTCTTCCAATGGCCTGGTCAATTTTATTTCCCCTGGTTATGGAGGACGTATAACAGATACATGCCTGGTTGAAACCTGTGACTTTGTAAAGTGTTTACAACAGGCTATGTGTGTCATGGCTGACCGGGGGTTCAAACATGTGGAAGTCTACTTATGCCAGAGGGGGATGGTATTAGTTCAGTCTGGTACTAAATTTTCTAAGGCTGAAGCTAAGGAAACTAAGCAAATTGCAAGCCTTAGGATTCATATTGAGTGGGTCATCAGACGTTTACGGGAGTACAGTATGTTAAACCTCATGCTTGTCTTAATTTAA
- the LOC132902943 gene encoding putative nuclease HARBI1 isoform X1 has translation MHHVVLQFKEKCCNTFLQQININNNILIEIEKKTRDQHANSLWYESRYGRITASRAYDVSHCQTSDGTLISLIMRGKIPDTAAMERGRDLESKVRDSVSRKLKKITPVFINNTMSSHSVRGCTGSHKPIQRQYLTDGRRYASLEMNAQLRLLASCIKQRIVSIVYYFEMITGDLISISQPTVSRIVKRVSHLFCLKVREFIKFPNNLQRIKEDFYVIASFPGIIGAVDGTHIPIRNPGGPYAEVFRNRKKFFSINTQVVCGPNLEIFDIVADRPGSVHDNRIFLASSLKRKMEQGIIDGILLGDSGYGCQRYLLTPVAQPENNSEENYNKAHIKTRNTVERTIGVWKRIFPCLSKKMATNLTTSCNVIVATAVLYNICRAHGVIEHIEPDNRNIQRTTRNVQQSRETREGLLFRRLFISRHF, from the exons ATGCATCACGTTGTACTACAGTTTAAGGAAAAATGTTGCAACAcatttttacaacaaattaatataaataacaatatcctaattgaaattgaaaagaaGACCAGAGATCAGCATGCAAATAGCCTTTGGTATGAATCAAGATATGGCCGGATTACAGCCTCTAGGGCTTATGATGTCAGCCATTGCCAGACAAGTGACGGAACCCTCATTTCTCTTATTATGAGGGGGAAAATCCCAGACACGGCTGCCATGGAGCGAGGAAGAGACTTGGAAAGTAAAGTGCGAGACTCAGTGAGCAGaaaacttaagaaaataaCACCCGTATTCATAAACAATACTATGAGTTCTCACAGTGTGCGTGGATGCACAGGGTCCCATAAACCTATTCAGAGACAATACTTGACCGACGGTCGGCGCTATGCGTCACTTGAAATGAACGCACAGCTAAGGTTGCTTGCGAGCTGTATTAAGCAACGCATAGTGTCTATTGTCTATTATTTTGAG atgaTTACTGGAGACCTCATAAGTATCAGTCAACCAACAGTCTCAAGAATTGTCAAAAGGGTGTCTCatctgttttgtttaaaagtaCGGGAATTCATCAAATTTCCCAACAACCTTCAAAGAATTAAAGAAGACTTTTATGTGATAGCCTCTTTTCCTGGGATAATAGGAGCTGTTGATGGTACTCACATCCCAATTCGAAACCCTGGTGGGCCATATGCAGAAGTATTTAGGAATcgaaaaaaattcttctcaatCAATACTCAGGTTGTATGTGGACCAAATTTAGAGATTTTTGATATTGTTGCTGACAGACCTGGATCAGTACATGACAATAGAATATTTCTAGCATCCAGTTTAAAGCGAAAAATGGAACAAGGTATTATAGATGGCATACTTTTAGGAGATAGTGGATATGGCTGTCAAAGATATTTACTGACACCAGTGGCACAACCCGAAAACAATTcggaagaaaattataataaggcACATATTAAAACCCGGAACACAGTGGAAAGAACTATAGGCGTGTGGAAGAGAATATTTCCTTGCCTATCTAAAAAGATGGCAACAAATTTGACAACATCATGCAATGTTATTGTTGCTACTGCAGTACTGTACAATATATGCAGGGCTCATGGTGTTATTGAGCATATTGAACCTGATAACAGGAATATACAAAGAACTACGAGGAATGTTCAACAGTCAAGAGAAACTAGAGAAGGTTTACTTTTTAGAAGACTTTTCATATCTCGTcacttttga
- the LOC132902943 gene encoding putative nuclease HARBI1 isoform X2 — translation MDYSSEEEFDNYINEHDEHSIINTRKVIRDFQDPFDYYSSEEFRRRYRFTKDVVHFVLLPLINKDLEKLTARGLPVPPLYQLLVSLRFYASGSFQMITGDLISISQPTVSRIVKRVSHLFCLKVREFIKFPNNLQRIKEDFYVIASFPGIIGAVDGTHIPIRNPGGPYAEVFRNRKKFFSINTQVVCGPNLEIFDIVADRPGSVHDNRIFLASSLKRKMEQGIIDGILLGDSGYGCQRYLLTPVAQPENNSEENYNKAHIKTRNTVERTIGVWKRIFPCLSKKMATNLTTSCNVIVATAVLYNICRAHGVIEHIEPDNRNIQRTTRNVQQSRETREGLLFRRLFISRHF, via the exons atggatTACAGCAGTGAAGaagaatttgataattatatCAATGAGCACGATGAGCacagtataataaataccagAAAAGTGATACGGGATTTTCAAGATCCCTTTGATTACTACAGTTCGGAAGAATTCCGTCGACGCTACAGGTTTACCAAAGATGTGGTACATTTTGTACTCTTGCCATTGATAAATAAAGACTTGGAGAAATTAACCGCAAGAGGTCTTCCAGTCCCACCTTTATATCAGCTACTAGTGTCTCTAAGATTTTATGCTTCTGGAAGTTTTCAG atgaTTACTGGAGACCTCATAAGTATCAGTCAACCAACAGTCTCAAGAATTGTCAAAAGGGTGTCTCatctgttttgtttaaaagtaCGGGAATTCATCAAATTTCCCAACAACCTTCAAAGAATTAAAGAAGACTTTTATGTGATAGCCTCTTTTCCTGGGATAATAGGAGCTGTTGATGGTACTCACATCCCAATTCGAAACCCTGGTGGGCCATATGCAGAAGTATTTAGGAATcgaaaaaaattcttctcaatCAATACTCAGGTTGTATGTGGACCAAATTTAGAGATTTTTGATATTGTTGCTGACAGACCTGGATCAGTACATGACAATAGAATATTTCTAGCATCCAGTTTAAAGCGAAAAATGGAACAAGGTATTATAGATGGCATACTTTTAGGAGATAGTGGATATGGCTGTCAAAGATATTTACTGACACCAGTGGCACAACCCGAAAACAATTcggaagaaaattataataaggcACATATTAAAACCCGGAACACAGTGGAAAGAACTATAGGCGTGTGGAAGAGAATATTTCCTTGCCTATCTAAAAAGATGGCAACAAATTTGACAACATCATGCAATGTTATTGTTGCTACTGCAGTACTGTACAATATATGCAGGGCTCATGGTGTTATTGAGCATATTGAACCTGATAACAGGAATATACAAAGAACTACGAGGAATGTTCAACAGTCAAGAGAAACTAGAGAAGGTTTACTTTTTAGAAGACTTTTCATATCTCGTcacttttga
- the LOC132902959 gene encoding uncharacterized protein LOC132902959: protein MDSDEEGLIALLLIKRRRRRRRNRSYWIHPILTNVHKCNEHFDNLLNHPKKFFKHFRLSIGTFWELHALLYAGLKHHDTNMRKSIAPAERLAITLRYLGTGCSFEDFELSYHRGASTARKIVQETCQLIWNYLKAVCIPEPTQDMWKEIASDGAYGKASDSTIFRESELCNKIHRKTLNIPSPRQVGNRQPLNYTFVGDEAFGLSENMMRPYAGKYLDLDKKVFNYRLSRARRCIECTFGVLANKWRILHRPLNTSVHFSEDIVKACCILHNFIRKRDGFNFRHTLKIVGLENIQNTGWPVTRASTARDTLKDYFMNEGAIPWQENGI, encoded by the exons ATGGACTCTGACGAAGAAGGTTTAATTGCGCTACTTTTGATAAAAAGACGTCGTCGTAGAAGACGAAACCGTAGTTATTGGATACATCCAATTTTAACGAATGTACACAAATGCAACGAACATTTCGATAATCTTCTAAACCATCCTAAAAAGTTTTTCAAACATTTTCGTTTAAGCATAGGTACGTTTTGGGAACTACATGCTCTATTATATGCTGGATTAAAGCACCACGATACCAACATGCGGAAAAGCATCGCACCTGCGGAAAGACTAGCTATCACATTAAG gTATCTAGGAACTGGATGCTCGTTTGAGGATTTTGAACTCTCTTACCACCGTGGAGCCTCTACAGCAAGGAAAATAGTACAAGAAACATGTCAACTAATTTGGAACTATTTAAAAGCCGTTTGTATTCCAGAACCGACCCAAGACATGTGGAAAGAAATTGCCAGC GATGGGGCATACGGTAAAGCATCCGATTCTACAATATTTAGAGAAAGTGAACtgtgtaataaaatacacaGAAAGACATTAAATATCCCCTCACCACGACAGGTCGGTAATCGACAACCACTGAACTATACATTTGTTGGTGATGAAGCATTTGGCCTCAGTGAAAATATGATGAGGCCATATGCTGGAAAATATTTGGACTTAGACAAAAAAGTTTTCAATTATAGGTTAAGCCGTGCCAGACGTTGCATTGAGTGTACCTTCGGCGTACTAGCAAACAAATGGAGAATATTACATCGCCCATTAAACACTTCTGTTCATTTCTCAGAAGACATTGTGAAAGCTTGTTGCATTTTGCACAACTTTATTCGCAAAAGGGATGGCTTCAATTTTCGGCacactttgaaaatagtgGGACtcgaaaatatacaaaatacagGCTGGCCAGTAACACGAGCGTCTACGGCAAGAGATACgttaaaagattattttatgaatgaaggAGCAATACCGTGGCAAGAAAatggaatataa
- the LOC132902958 gene encoding uncharacterized protein LOC132902958: protein MDIELFISEIQSRPAIWNSKSDSYSNRGEKVKAWEEICELFVGDFSNKTAKEKNIEVTKLQRKWKSLRDSFNRENAKNKNVASGSAATSSKQYIYFNHLSFLNSLKEVRPPTDVTNATNDAETSRPKINRNINIKRAEKTENEILRTLSENLKRKHDQSDQNDPDKQFLMSLLPHVKKIDENCKLDFQSEILQLIRKYTHNQNYETYSAQYYGYSSGNANIHSTQKASTSAQPSPLHSHYSDKSMLDMSYSTQNASTSIPSSPIIQPESYSTQNASTSIASSPIIQPSPTHSYYSDQSMDNSSVIEDMFRDDDE, encoded by the exons ATGGatatagaattatttatatcagAGATACAATCCCGTCCTGCGATTTggaattcaaaaagtgatagttATAGTAATAGAGGAGAAAAAGTGAAGGCCTGGGAAGAAATCTGCGAATTGTTTGTAGgagatttttcaaataaaactgcTAAAGAAAAGAACATTGAag taaCTAAATTACAGAGGAAATGGAAGAGTCTTCGTGACAGTTTTAATAGAGAAAATGCAAAAAACAAGAACGTTGCGAGTGGTTCGGCAGCAACAAGCAGTAAACAGtacatttatttcaatcatCTATCGTTCTTGAATTCCTTAAAAGAAGTGAGACCGCCTACCGATGTTACTAATGCAACTAATGATGCGGAAACATCTCGCCcgaaaataaacagaaacattaatataaaaagggCCGAAAAAACAGAAAATGAAATTCTCAGAACACTTTCGGAAAATTTAAAACGTAAACATGATCAAAGCGACCAAAATGACCCCGATAAGCAATTTCTGATGTCGCTGCTTccacatgtaaaaaaaattgacgaaAATTGTAAACTTGATTTTCAATCAGAAATATTACAGTTAATTAGAAAGTACACGCATAATCAAAATTATGAAACCTATTCGGCACAATATTATGGTTATTCTTCAGGAAATGCCAACATACACTCGACACAAAAAGCTTCTACATCTGCCCAGCCTTCTCCACTTCATTCACATTATTCCGACAAGTCTATGCTTGACATGTCATACTCTACACAAAACGCTTCAACATCTATCCCGTCTTCACCTATAATTCAGCCAGAGTCATACTCTACACAAAACGCTTCTACATCTATCGCGTCTTCACCTATAATTCAGCCTTCTCCAACTCATTCATATTATTCTGATCAGTCTATGGACAACAGTTCTGTTATCGAAGACATGTTCCGTGATGATGACGAGTGA
- the LOC106134406 gene encoding uncharacterized protein LOC106134406 — translation MSMKRTGGGPPENGFMVSDNVIDTICPFINLRVPGVIDSNTIEILADTIEPNYGKNLEFKAEKPTVKDDMKKPEYGKIPELQFENATAKVIDLSTEEQTENHSRKRPIFAQLQNEIDENSYLQPKRKSNKDTFSTPTSSKKFLSETEARVKRSTINIQQDQALHELRIQREKILIERENNLLEYEKKIHEFQIQKIKLEIELLNKQIGN, via the exons ATGAGTATGAAACGCACTGGTGGAGGCCCTCCGGAAAATGGCTTCATGGTGTCTGATAATGTTATAGACACAATCTGtccatttataaatttgagagtTCCAGGAGTAATTGACTCAAATACAATTGAAA ttttagCTGACACAATAGAACCAAATTATGGGAAGAATCTTGAATTCAAGGCAGAAAAACCAACTGTGAAAG atGATATGAAGAAACCCGAGTATGGGAAGATCCCTGAACTTCAGTTTGAAAATGCAACTGCAAAAG tTATTGATCTGAGCACAGAAGAACAAACCGAAAACCATTCAAGGAAACGACCAATATTTGCACaattacaaaatgaaatagaTGAAAATAGCTATTTGCAGCCGAAAAGGAAATCTAATAAAGATACTTTTTCCACACCGACTA gtaGCAAGAAATTTCTAAGCGAGACAGAAGCAAGAGTAAAACGCAGCACGATAAACATACAACAGGACCAGGCATTGCACGAGTTGAGGATACAGCGGGAAAAGATTTTGATAGAAAGAGAAAACAATTTGTTGGAGTACGAGAAAAAGATAcatgaatttcaaattcaaaaaattaaattagaaattgaattgttaaataaacaaattggaAATTAA